A window of Sphingomonas adhaesiva contains these coding sequences:
- a CDS encoding putative quinol monooxygenase, whose product MALTYLATIRLKPEHFQTACEAVAGIVARTRQEAGCERFDPHPAADGSPTLYIYERWADRSGYDEHHAKDYTRAVFKSYEQWLAGPVEMTELADGLE is encoded by the coding sequence ATGGCGCTGACGTATCTGGCCACGATCCGGCTCAAGCCGGAGCATTTCCAGACCGCCTGCGAGGCGGTCGCGGGGATCGTCGCCAGGACGCGTCAGGAGGCAGGCTGCGAGCGTTTCGATCCGCATCCTGCTGCCGATGGCAGTCCCACGCTCTACATCTACGAGCGTTGGGCCGACCGGAGCGGCTATGACGAGCACCATGCGAAGGACTACACCCGCGCGGTGTTCAAGAGCTACGAGCAATGGCTGGCCGGGCCGGTAGAGATGACCGAGCTGGCGGACGGATTGGAATAG
- a CDS encoding F0F1 ATP synthase subunit delta — MESSSGNQGSSIQASLGGRYASALFDLAVEAKAVDRVEQSLAAVRDALAESADFRQLTASPVIARGAAVKAVLATADQLGVDATTKSFLGVLAENRRLSQLPAVIRAFRQLAARHRGETTAEVTSAHPLTPEQVDELKQQLRRRVGREVSVDLSVDPSILGGLVVRIGSQMIDSSIRTRLNALASAMKG; from the coding sequence GTGGAGAGTTCCAGCGGTAATCAAGGCAGCAGCATCCAGGCCAGCCTGGGCGGTCGCTATGCCAGTGCGCTGTTCGACCTGGCGGTCGAGGCGAAGGCGGTCGATCGCGTCGAGCAGAGCCTGGCGGCGGTGCGCGATGCGCTGGCCGAATCGGCCGATTTCCGTCAGCTGACGGCGTCGCCGGTGATCGCGCGCGGCGCGGCGGTGAAGGCGGTGCTGGCCACCGCCGACCAGCTGGGCGTGGACGCGACGACGAAGAGCTTCCTGGGCGTGCTGGCGGAGAACCGCCGGCTGTCGCAGCTGCCCGCGGTGATCCGCGCCTTCCGCCAGCTGGCCGCGCGCCACCGCGGCGAGACGACCGCCGAGGTGACGAGCGCGCATCCGCTGACCCCCGAGCAGGTCGACGAGCTGAAGCAGCAGCTGCGCCGCCGCGTCGGGCGCGAGGTGTCGGTCGACCTGTCGGTCGATCCGTCGATCCTGGGCGGGCTGGTCGTCCGCATCGGTTCCCAGATGATCGACTCGTCGATCCGTACCCGTTTGAATGCGCTTGCCAGCGCGATGAAGGGCTGA
- a CDS encoding enoyl-CoA hydratase, whose product MDDTVLVERHDDGVAVVTLNRPQAMNALSVALRARLCEAMIELDGDDSMRCVVLTGAGERAFTAGLDLKELGSQAGALGAANAEDAAQNPVKAIETCRKPVIGAINGVAITGGFEVALACDILIASTHARFADTHARVGVVPGWGLSQKLSRMIGPSRAKELSLSGNFLDAATAERWGLVNRVVAPDELLPAARRLAADIASADAAFIAGYKRLIDDGYALPFGEGMALEHRRSSAANRAVTPESVEARRAAVQARGRAQ is encoded by the coding sequence ATGGACGACACGGTCCTGGTCGAGCGGCACGACGACGGCGTCGCGGTAGTGACGCTGAACCGCCCGCAGGCGATGAACGCGCTGTCGGTCGCGCTGCGCGCGCGGCTCTGCGAGGCGATGATCGAACTGGACGGCGACGATTCCATGCGCTGCGTCGTGCTGACCGGCGCAGGCGAGCGGGCGTTCACCGCCGGGCTCGACCTGAAGGAACTGGGGTCGCAGGCCGGCGCGCTGGGCGCGGCCAATGCCGAGGATGCGGCGCAAAATCCGGTCAAGGCGATCGAGACATGCCGCAAGCCGGTGATCGGGGCGATCAACGGCGTCGCGATCACCGGCGGGTTCGAGGTGGCACTGGCGTGTGACATATTGATCGCGTCCACCCACGCGCGCTTCGCCGATACGCATGCGCGCGTCGGGGTGGTGCCGGGCTGGGGGCTGAGCCAGAAGCTGTCGCGGATGATCGGCCCCTCGCGCGCGAAGGAACTGTCGCTGTCGGGCAACTTCCTGGATGCGGCGACGGCGGAACGCTGGGGACTGGTCAATCGCGTCGTCGCCCCCGACGAGCTGCTGCCGGCGGCGCGGCGGCTGGCGGCGGACATCGCGTCGGCGGATGCGGCGTTCATCGCGGGCTACAAGCGGCTGATCGACGACGGCTATGCGCTGCCGTTCGGGGAGGGGATGGCGCTGGAGCACCGGCGCTCGTCGGCGGCCAACCGCGCGGTCACTCCCGAATCGGTCGAGGCACGGCGCGCCGCGGTCCAGGCGCGCGGCCGCGCGCAATGA
- a CDS encoding Ada metal-binding domain-containing protein, producing the protein MRDAIQMIDPEQAWQAFARRDRAYDGRFVVAVRTTGIYCKPSCAARRPSRSHVEILPDNAAARAAGYRACRRCLPDAAARDRTAVTAAAEAIMSADAAIPLATLAAHAGYAPHHFHRLFVRATGTTPAAFARQVREMRAADALADGGTVTAAIYAAGYAAPSRFYAAAERVALPPAARARGGEGATIRLMIVPTSLGPLMIAARGTGLVHAAFDEDADALACRFPAATILSGAVPGDAVAAAEAVPRDTALPRAILRIAFLAALGRGWLDKL; encoded by the coding sequence ATGCGCGACGCCATCCAGATGATCGATCCCGAACAGGCGTGGCAGGCGTTCGCCCGCCGCGACCGTGCCTATGACGGCCGCTTCGTCGTCGCGGTGCGCACCACCGGCATCTACTGCAAGCCCAGCTGCGCCGCGCGCCGCCCGTCGCGCAGCCATGTCGAGATCCTGCCCGACAATGCCGCCGCGCGCGCCGCTGGCTATCGCGCCTGCCGTCGCTGCCTGCCCGATGCGGCCGCGCGCGACCGCACCGCGGTGACCGCGGCGGCGGAGGCGATCATGAGCGCCGACGCCGCGATCCCGCTCGCGACGCTGGCCGCGCACGCCGGCTATGCGCCGCATCATTTCCACCGCCTGTTCGTCCGCGCGACCGGCACCACCCCCGCCGCGTTCGCGCGTCAGGTGCGAGAGATGCGCGCCGCCGATGCGCTGGCCGACGGCGGCACCGTGACCGCGGCGATCTACGCCGCCGGTTATGCCGCCCCCAGCCGCTTCTACGCCGCGGCGGAACGGGTCGCCCTGCCGCCGGCTGCGCGCGCGCGCGGCGGCGAGGGCGCCACGATCCGCCTCATGATCGTCCCCACTTCGCTCGGCCCGTTGATGATCGCCGCCCGCGGCACCGGGCTGGTCCACGCCGCCTTCGACGAGGATGCCGACGCGCTCGCTTGCCGCTTCCCTGCCGCCACGATCCTGTCCGGCGCGGTGCCGGGCGACGCCGTCGCCGCGGCGGAGGCGGTGCCGCGCGACACCGCCCTCCCGCGCGCCATCCTGCGCATCGCCTTCCTCGCGGCGCTCGGTCGCGGATGGTTAGACAAATTGTAA
- a CDS encoding aspartyl protease family protein, which translates to MILALLLATVATAAPATPRAAPVATLAPDAEARWVPFDLTPGNQIRFTMSLDDRPVTAILDTGVSVSVLSRDYAQRHRVPVRQEGRADVIGGSLDVGRADTRTLAIGGLTRRGGSLVVADLPAAATRGDSGDRNGVDMLVGRDLTAPWALDIDYQARRFRLLRSGRMPFTGAAAPLSIAPDRQLYMSALTIAGHRVAPVVVDTGDGAAVTLSAAGWRTANLGTPATTAISYGLAGAVESELSIVPQLALGTATASEVEVRREAAGGFSDTIGVAGRIGSGLLQRFRVLLDPGAGHMLLRALPPTVQERSTSGLLLAFTGDRLSVLHVMRASPAAAAGWRVDEAICAVDGTPVSRAWLATPAARWTTGTPGTTVTLRMCDGTHRTLTLQRFY; encoded by the coding sequence GTGATCCTCGCCCTTCTCCTCGCCACCGTGGCCACCGCCGCCCCCGCCACGCCCCGCGCCGCGCCCGTCGCCACGCTCGCGCCCGATGCCGAGGCCCGCTGGGTTCCCTTCGACCTCACGCCGGGCAACCAGATCCGCTTCACGATGTCGCTCGACGATCGCCCCGTCACCGCGATCCTCGACACCGGGGTCAGCGTCTCGGTCCTCTCGCGCGACTATGCGCAGCGTCACCGCGTCCCCGTCCGGCAGGAGGGGCGCGCCGACGTCATCGGCGGCTCGCTCGACGTCGGCCGCGCCGATACGCGCACGCTCGCCATCGGCGGGCTGACGCGCCGCGGCGGCAGCCTCGTCGTGGCCGACCTGCCCGCCGCCGCCACCCGCGGCGACAGCGGCGACCGCAACGGGGTCGACATGCTCGTCGGGCGCGACCTGACCGCGCCATGGGCACTCGACATCGACTATCAGGCGCGCCGCTTCCGCCTGTTGCGCAGCGGGCGGATGCCCTTCACCGGCGCCGCCGCCCCCCTGTCGATCGCCCCCGACCGCCAGCTCTACATGAGCGCGTTGACCATCGCCGGCCACCGGGTCGCGCCGGTCGTGGTCGATACCGGCGACGGGGCCGCGGTCACGCTGTCCGCCGCCGGCTGGCGCACCGCGAATCTCGGCACGCCCGCCACCACCGCCATCTCCTACGGCCTCGCCGGCGCGGTGGAGAGCGAATTGTCGATCGTCCCGCAACTGGCGCTCGGCACCGCCACCGCCAGCGAGGTCGAGGTACGGCGCGAGGCCGCCGGCGGCTTTTCCGACACGATCGGCGTCGCCGGGCGGATCGGCTCCGGGCTGTTGCAGCGGTTCCGCGTCCTGCTGGACCCCGGCGCCGGGCACATGCTGCTGCGCGCACTGCCCCCGACGGTGCAGGAGCGGTCGACCAGCGGGCTTCTGCTGGCCTTCACCGGGGACCGCCTGTCGGTGCTCCACGTCATGCGCGCCAGCCCCGCGGCGGCGGCCGGATGGCGGGTGGACGAGGCGATCTGCGCGGTGGACGGCACGCCCGTGTCGCGCGCCTGGCTCGCCACCCCCGCCGCCCGCTGGACCACCGGCACCCCGGGCACGACGGTGACGCTGCGGATGTGCGACGGCACGCACCGGACGCTGACGCTCCAGCGCTTCTACTAG
- the atpA gene encoding F0F1 ATP synthase subunit alpha: MDIRAAEISKVIKDQIANFGTEAQVSETGQVLSVGDGIARIYGLDNVQAGEMVEFANGVQGMALNLEADNVGVVIFGSDAEIKEGDTVKRTGTIVDVPVGKGLLGRVVDGLGNPIDGKGPIVAEKRSRVEVKAPGIIPRKSVHEPVQTGLKAIDALVPVGRGQRELIIGDRQTGKTAVALDTFINQKQVNAGDDESKKLYCIYVAVGQKRSTVAQIVRQLEENGAMEYSIVVAATASEPAPLQFLAPYTGCAMGEYFRDNGMHAVIVYDDLSKQAVAYRQMSLLLRRPPGREAYPGDVFYLHSRLLERAAKMNEDNGAGSLTALPIIETQAGDVSAYIPTNVISITDGQIFLETDLFFAGIRPAINVGLSVSRVGGAAQTKAMKKVSGSIKLELAQYREMAAFAQFGSDLDASTQRLLNRGARLTELLKQAQFNPMPFEEQTASIYAGTNGYIDKVPVADVTRYESAMLAFLRDKHPGVLGTIRDSRELGKDTEAKLKAALDEFAKSFA, translated from the coding sequence ATGGACATTCGCGCCGCAGAAATCTCGAAGGTCATCAAGGACCAGATCGCCAATTTCGGCACCGAGGCCCAGGTTTCCGAAACCGGCCAGGTGCTGTCGGTCGGTGACGGCATCGCCCGCATCTATGGCCTCGACAACGTCCAGGCGGGCGAGATGGTCGAGTTCGCCAACGGCGTGCAGGGCATGGCGCTGAACCTGGAGGCCGACAATGTCGGCGTCGTGATCTTCGGCTCCGACGCGGAGATCAAGGAAGGCGACACCGTCAAGCGCACCGGCACCATCGTGGACGTGCCGGTCGGCAAGGGCCTGCTGGGGCGCGTGGTCGACGGCCTGGGCAACCCGATCGACGGCAAGGGCCCGATCGTCGCGGAGAAGCGCAGCCGTGTCGAGGTGAAGGCGCCGGGCATCATCCCGCGCAAGTCGGTGCACGAGCCGGTGCAGACCGGGCTGAAGGCGATCGACGCGCTGGTGCCGGTCGGCCGCGGCCAGCGCGAGCTCATCATCGGCGACCGCCAGACCGGCAAGACCGCCGTCGCGCTCGACACCTTCATCAACCAGAAGCAGGTCAACGCCGGCGACGACGAAAGCAAGAAGCTCTATTGCATCTATGTCGCGGTGGGCCAGAAGCGCTCGACCGTGGCGCAGATCGTGCGCCAGCTGGAAGAGAATGGCGCGATGGAATATTCCATCGTCGTCGCCGCGACCGCGTCCGAGCCGGCGCCGCTCCAGTTCCTGGCGCCCTACACCGGCTGCGCGATGGGCGAATATTTCCGCGACAACGGCATGCACGCGGTCATCGTCTACGACGATCTGTCGAAGCAGGCGGTCGCCTATCGCCAGATGTCGCTGCTGCTGCGCCGTCCGCCGGGCCGCGAGGCGTATCCGGGCGACGTGTTCTATCTCCACTCGCGCCTGCTGGAACGCGCGGCGAAGATGAACGAGGACAATGGCGCGGGCTCGCTGACCGCGCTGCCGATCATCGAGACGCAGGCGGGCGACGTGTCGGCCTATATCCCGACCAACGTGATCTCGATCACCGACGGCCAGATCTTCCTCGAGACCGACCTGTTCTTCGCGGGCATCCGCCCGGCGATCAACGTCGGCCTGTCGGTCAGCCGCGTCGGTGGCGCCGCGCAGACCAAGGCGATGAAGAAGGTGTCGGGCTCGATCAAGCTGGAGCTGGCGCAATACCGCGAGATGGCGGCGTTCGCGCAGTTCGGCTCGGACCTCGACGCCTCGACGCAGCGCCTGCTGAACCGCGGCGCGCGGCTGACCGAGCTGCTGAAGCAGGCCCAGTTTAACCCGATGCCGTTCGAGGAGCAGACCGCGTCGATCTACGCCGGCACCAACGGCTATATCGACAAGGTGCCGGTCGCCGATGTGACCCGCTACGAATCGGCGATGCTGGCGTTCCTGCGCGACAAGCACCCGGGCGTGCTGGGCACGATTCGCGACTCGCGCGAGCTGGGCAAGGACACCGAGGCGAAGCTGAAGGCGGCGCTGGACGAGTTCGCGAAGTCGTTCGCGTAA
- the atpD gene encoding F0F1 ATP synthase subunit beta: protein MATAAEDIRPAIVSGSNNVGRISQVIGAVVDVQFDTHLPAILSALETDNNGQRLVLEVAQHLGENTVRTIAMDATEGLTRGQNVTDTGAQIQMPVGPATLGRIMNVIGEPIDERGPIQTDLRGPIHAKAPDFIDQSTESAILVTGIKVIDLLAPYAKGGKIGLFGGAGVGKTVLIQELINNIAKGHGGTSVFAGVGERTREGNDLYHEFLDAGVIAKDADGNAISEGSKVALVYGQMNEPPGARARVALSGLAIAEYFRDQEGQDVLFFVDNIFRFTQAGAEVSALLGRIPSAVGYQPTLSTDMGALQERITSTNKGSITSVQAVYVPADDLTDPAPATSFAHLDATTVLNRAISELGIYPAVDPLDSTSRVLEPRTVGQDHYETARAVQATLQKYKSLQDIIAILGMDELSEEDKLTVSRARKIQRFLSQPFHVAEVFTNIPGKFVQLDDTIRSFKAVVNGEYDHLPEAAFYMVGGIDEAVAKAEKLAQEA, encoded by the coding sequence ATGGCAACCGCCGCTGAAGACATCCGCCCGGCCATCGTGTCCGGCAGCAACAATGTGGGCCGCATCAGCCAGGTGATCGGCGCGGTCGTCGACGTGCAGTTCGACACGCACCTGCCCGCGATCCTCTCCGCGCTGGAGACCGACAACAACGGCCAGCGGCTGGTACTCGAGGTCGCGCAGCATCTGGGCGAGAACACCGTCCGCACGATCGCGATGGACGCGACCGAGGGGCTGACCCGCGGGCAGAACGTGACCGACACAGGCGCGCAGATCCAGATGCCGGTCGGCCCGGCGACGCTGGGGCGCATCATGAACGTCATCGGCGAGCCGATCGACGAGCGCGGCCCGATCCAGACCGACCTGCGCGGCCCGATCCACGCCAAGGCGCCGGACTTCATCGACCAGTCGACCGAGAGCGCGATCCTCGTCACCGGCATCAAGGTCATCGACCTGCTCGCGCCCTATGCGAAGGGCGGCAAGATCGGCCTGTTCGGCGGCGCCGGCGTCGGCAAGACCGTGCTGATCCAGGAGCTCATCAACAACATCGCGAAGGGCCATGGCGGCACCTCGGTGTTCGCGGGCGTGGGTGAGCGCACGCGCGAGGGCAACGACCTGTATCACGAGTTCCTCGACGCGGGCGTCATCGCCAAGGACGCCGATGGCAATGCCATCAGCGAGGGGTCTAAGGTCGCGCTGGTCTATGGCCAGATGAACGAGCCGCCGGGCGCCCGCGCCCGCGTCGCTCTCTCCGGCCTTGCGATCGCGGAATATTTCCGCGACCAGGAAGGGCAGGACGTGCTGTTCTTCGTCGACAACATCTTCCGCTTCACGCAGGCGGGCGCGGAAGTGTCGGCGCTGCTGGGCCGTATTCCGTCGGCGGTGGGCTATCAGCCGACGCTGTCGACCGACATGGGCGCGCTGCAGGAGCGCATCACCTCCACCAACAAGGGGTCGATCACCTCGGTGCAGGCGGTGTACGTGCCCGCGGACGACCTGACCGATCCGGCGCCGGCGACCTCGTTCGCGCACCTGGACGCGACGACCGTGCTGAACCGCGCGATCTCCGAGCTGGGCATCTATCCGGCGGTCGATCCGCTCGATTCGACCAGCCGCGTGCTGGAGCCGCGCACGGTGGGTCAGGATCACTATGAGACGGCGCGTGCGGTGCAGGCGACGTTGCAGAAGTACAAGTCGCTGCAGGACATCATCGCGATCCTGGGGATGGACGAGCTGTCGGAAGAGGACAAGCTGACCGTCAGCCGCGCGCGCAAGATCCAGCGCTTCCTGTCGCAGCCGTTCCACGTCGCGGAGGTGTTCACCAACATCCCGGGCAAGTTCGTCCAGCTCGACGATACGATCCGCAGCTTCAAGGCGGTGGTGAACGGCGAATACGACCATCTGCCCGAGGCCGCCTTCTACATGGTCGGCGGGATCGACGAGGCGGTCGCCAAGGCCGAGAAGCTGGCGCAGGAGGCGTAA
- a CDS encoding CpaF family protein, whose translation MSAFGRRNNGMAGGSGGARGGGFGVARPMHAGFQGGVQRNDAGPMPGEQFPPLDTLTVADPEAIDIANTTPQSQVDAMQRLSDRQNASGEAGNSRVEGFEASIHKIKEQVLPRLLERVDPEAAATLGKDELAEEFRPIIGEVLAELKLTLNRREQFALEKVLVDELLGLGPLEELLADADISDIMVNGPDQTFVERKGKLELAQINFRDEEHLFQIAQRICNSVGRRVDQTTPLADARLKDGSRVNVIVPPLSLRGTAISIRKFSAKPITLDMMAGFGSMSQKMATALKIAGACRFNVVISGGTGSGKTTMLNALSKMIDPGERVLTIEDAAELRLQQPHWLPLETRPANLEGQGEISIRDLVKNALRMRPDRIILGEIRGSECFDMLAAMNTGHDGSMCTLHSNSPREALARMENMVMMSDIKVPKEAISRQIADSVDMIIQVKRLRDGSRRVTNITEVIGMEGPVIVTQELFKFEYLDESADGKIIGEYRSMGLRPYTLDKAKQFGFDQAYLEACL comes from the coding sequence ATGAGCGCGTTCGGGCGTCGCAACAACGGTATGGCGGGCGGCAGCGGCGGCGCGCGGGGCGGCGGCTTCGGCGTGGCGCGGCCGATGCACGCCGGGTTTCAGGGCGGCGTCCAGCGCAACGACGCCGGCCCGATGCCGGGCGAGCAATTCCCCCCGCTCGACACGCTCACGGTCGCCGATCCGGAGGCGATCGACATCGCCAACACCACGCCGCAGTCGCAGGTCGATGCGATGCAGCGCCTGTCCGATCGCCAGAACGCCAGCGGCGAGGCCGGCAACAGCCGCGTCGAGGGGTTCGAGGCGTCGATCCACAAGATCAAGGAACAGGTGCTCCCCCGCCTGCTGGAGCGCGTCGATCCCGAGGCCGCGGCGACGCTGGGCAAGGACGAGCTGGCGGAGGAATTCCGCCCGATCATCGGCGAGGTGCTCGCCGAGCTGAAGCTGACGCTCAACCGCCGCGAACAGTTCGCGCTGGAAAAGGTGCTGGTCGACGAGCTGCTCGGCCTGGGCCCGCTGGAGGAGCTGCTGGCCGATGCCGACATCTCCGACATCATGGTCAACGGCCCCGACCAGACCTTCGTCGAGCGCAAGGGCAAGCTGGAGCTGGCGCAGATCAACTTCCGCGACGAGGAGCATCTGTTCCAGATCGCGCAGCGCATCTGCAATTCGGTCGGCCGCCGCGTCGACCAGACGACCCCGCTCGCCGACGCCCGGCTGAAGGACGGCAGCCGCGTCAACGTCATCGTCCCGCCGCTCAGCTTGCGCGGCACCGCCATCTCGATCCGCAAATTCTCCGCCAAGCCGATCACGCTCGACATGATGGCCGGCTTCGGCAGCATGTCGCAGAAGATGGCGACCGCGCTGAAGATCGCGGGCGCGTGCCGGTTCAACGTCGTCATCTCGGGCGGCACCGGCTCGGGCAAGACCACGATGCTCAACGCGCTGTCGAAGATGATCGACCCGGGCGAGCGCGTGCTGACGATCGAGGACGCGGCGGAACTGCGCCTCCAGCAGCCGCACTGGCTGCCGCTGGAGACGCGCCCCGCCAATCTGGAGGGTCAGGGCGAGATCAGCATCCGCGACCTGGTCAAGAACGCGCTGCGTATGCGCCCGGACCGGATCATCCTGGGCGAAATCCGCGGGTCGGAGTGTTTCGACATGCTCGCCGCGATGAACACCGGCCACGACGGCTCGATGTGCACGCTCCACTCCAACTCCCCGCGCGAGGCGCTGGCGCGGATGGAGAACATGGTCATGATGTCCGACATCAAGGTGCCCAAGGAAGCGATCAGCCGCCAGATCGCCGACTCGGTCGACATGATTATCCAGGTCAAGCGCCTGCGCGACGGCAGCCGCCGCGTGACCAACATCACCGAGGTGATCGGGATGGAGGGCCCGGTGATCGTGACGCAGGAGCTCTTCAAGTTCGAGTATCTCGACGAAAGCGCCGACGGCAAGATCATCGGCGAATACCGCTCGATGGGCCTGCGCCCCTACACGCTCGACAAGGCCAAGCAGTTCGGCTTCGACCAGGCGTATCTGGAGGCCTGCCTGTAA
- a CDS encoding ATP synthase F1 subunit epsilon, which produces MLHFELVTPERLVRSDEVYMVTVPGTDGDFAVLEGHAPFMSTIRDGNVLVQKSENAAPETIAIRGGFAEVNARGLTVLAEHAG; this is translated from the coding sequence ATGCTGCATTTCGAACTCGTCACGCCCGAGCGCCTGGTCCGCAGCGACGAGGTGTATATGGTGACCGTGCCCGGCACCGACGGCGATTTCGCGGTGCTGGAGGGCCATGCGCCGTTCATGTCGACGATCCGCGACGGCAACGTGCTGGTCCAGAAGAGCGAGAATGCCGCGCCCGAGACGATCGCGATCCGCGGCGGCTTCGCCGAGGTGAATGCGCGCGGGCTGACGGTGCTGGCCGAGCACGCGGGCTGA
- a CDS encoding F0F1 ATP synthase subunit gamma, translated as MASLKALKIRIGSVKSTQKITKAMKMVAAAKLRRAQEAAVAGRPYAERLEAVVASLARNVGVGASPLMAGTGKDQVHLLVVATSERGLAGAFNTNIVRAARRKAEELEAQGKTVRFYLAGKKGRVLRRFYPTGVVADHDLSTLKTASFDAAKEIADDLIRRFEAGEFDVAHLFYARFQSALVQEPVGAQIIPVAIPVSAEPKLANSGDATVEYEPSEEAILNDLLPRNVAIQIFRAMLENAASEQGSRMTAMDNATRNAGDMIKRLSIQYNRARQAAITTELVEIISGAEAL; from the coding sequence ATGGCTTCTCTCAAGGCCCTCAAGATCCGCATCGGCTCGGTGAAGTCGACGCAGAAGATCACCAAGGCGATGAAGATGGTCGCCGCCGCCAAGCTGCGCCGCGCGCAGGAGGCGGCGGTCGCCGGGCGTCCCTATGCCGAGCGGCTGGAGGCGGTGGTCGCCAGCCTGGCGAGGAACGTCGGCGTCGGCGCGTCGCCGCTGATGGCGGGAACCGGCAAGGACCAGGTCCATCTGCTGGTGGTCGCCACCTCCGAGCGCGGGCTGGCGGGCGCGTTCAACACCAACATCGTCCGCGCCGCGCGCCGCAAGGCGGAGGAGCTGGAGGCGCAGGGCAAGACCGTGCGCTTCTATCTGGCGGGCAAGAAGGGGCGCGTGCTGCGCCGCTTCTACCCGACGGGCGTGGTCGCGGACCATGACCTGTCGACGCTGAAGACCGCCTCGTTCGACGCCGCCAAGGAGATCGCGGACGACCTGATCCGCCGTTTCGAGGCGGGCGAGTTCGACGTGGCGCACCTGTTCTACGCCCGCTTCCAGTCGGCGCTGGTGCAGGAGCCGGTGGGCGCGCAGATCATCCCGGTCGCGATCCCCGTCAGCGCCGAGCCGAAGCTGGCGAACAGCGGCGATGCGACGGTGGAATACGAGCCGAGCGAGGAAGCGATCCTGAACGATCTGTTGCCGCGCAACGTCGCGATCCAGATCTTCCGCGCGATGCTGGAGAATGCCGCGTCGGAGCAGGGCAGCCGCATGACCGCGATGGACAATGCGACCCGCAACGCGGGCGACATGATCAAGCGGTTGAGCATCCAGTACAACCGCGCGCGCCAGGCGGCGATCACGACCGAGCTGGTCGAGATCATCTCGGGCGCGGAGGCGTTGTAA